Proteins encoded by one window of Gloeocapsa sp. DLM2.Bin57:
- the rpsP gene encoding 30S ribosomal protein S16, whose translation MVKLRLKRIGKKGQVSYRIVAMHSTSRRDGRAIEELGFYNPRTDETRLNVPAIVERLKQGAQPTETVRSILRKAQVFEQLNA comes from the coding sequence ATGGTTAAATTACGCTTAAAAAGAATCGGCAAAAAAGGACAAGTAAGCTATAGAATAGTAGCAATGCACAGTACTAGTCGTCGCGATGGAAGAGCCATCGAAGAACTAGGCTTTTATAACCCTCGAACCGATGAAACTAGATTAAATGTTCCTGCGATCGTAGAGCGTCTCAAACAAGGTGCTCAACCAACAGAAACAGTACGTAGCATTCTCCGTAAAGCACAAGTTTTTGAGCAACTAAATGCCTGA
- a CDS encoding KH domain-containing protein — MPDYSKLLCFLLEPLLNPPESISMDCEQLDSTGKVWLRVAVNTAEKGHIYGRGSRNLRAIHTVLNAAAIANKQSLYLDVYGDNDSTQDSDYKEGESKKSLTRRGNNSKPKLQ, encoded by the coding sequence ATGCCTGATTATTCAAAGTTACTTTGTTTTCTGCTTGAACCACTTCTCAATCCTCCAGAGTCAATCAGTATGGATTGTGAACAATTAGACAGCACAGGAAAAGTTTGGTTGAGAGTAGCCGTTAATACAGCAGAAAAAGGACATATCTACGGTCGTGGAAGTCGCAATCTCAGAGCTATTCACACGGTTTTAAACGCAGCAGCAATCGCCAATAAACAATCATTATATTTAGACGTTTATGGTGACAATGATTCGACTCAAGACTCTGATTACAAAGAGGGTGAGTCGAAAAAATCTCTAACTCGTCGCGGTAATAATTCTAAACCAAAACTGCAATAA
- a CDS encoding PDZ domain-containing protein, which produces MNQFLKNLLVSNRVLTSLVIGSLVTVNTPQFAQAKLEDSPKIVVDEVWQIVNNEFVDKDFNHVDWLYLRQELLERDYSSPEEAYRTIRETLKQLGDPYTRFLEPKEFESLTNQTSGEITGIGITIEIDSQSKELVVVEPVRNSPAEAAGIQPGDRLRRIDGRNTILMSIDQASQAIRGEIGTDVELEIYREGEGVIQLTVTRAQIELPSLTYNVKQEGNMLIGYIKLDEFSSHAAEQMKEAIENLSDAGVTAFVLDLRGNPGGLLYASVDIARLWLEEGVIVKTLDQPQTCSTPEAECGYTEIFANGTAITDLPLVILVDGYSASASEILAGALQENGRATLVGTRTFGKGTVQSVHTLSDGSGLAVTISRYYPPSGTNINKKGINPDIPVELTQTEELIISNDPSLLATQADPQYLKAIAFLTSSYLPQTSLSP; this is translated from the coding sequence ATGAATCAGTTTTTAAAAAATTTGCTAGTTTCCAATAGGGTTTTAACTTCCCTAGTCATTGGCTCTTTAGTTACTGTCAATACCCCTCAATTCGCTCAAGCTAAGCTAGAAGATAGTCCTAAAATCGTCGTGGATGAAGTTTGGCAAATTGTCAACAACGAATTCGTCGATAAAGACTTTAATCACGTCGATTGGTTATACCTTAGACAAGAATTGCTCGAACGTGATTATAGCTCCCCTGAAGAAGCTTACCGCACCATTCGGGAGACTCTTAAACAATTAGGCGATCCCTATACACGTTTTTTAGAGCCTAAAGAGTTTGAATCTCTGACTAATCAAACCTCTGGAGAAATCACAGGGATAGGGATTACCATTGAAATTGACTCTCAAAGTAAAGAATTAGTAGTAGTTGAGCCTGTCAGAAATTCACCCGCAGAAGCAGCAGGAATTCAACCAGGCGATCGCCTCAGAAGAATTGACGGTAGAAACACCATTTTAATGAGTATTGATCAAGCATCACAAGCGATTCGCGGGGAAATAGGTACAGATGTAGAATTAGAAATCTATCGTGAAGGAGAAGGGGTTATACAACTAACCGTTACCCGTGCTCAAATAGAATTACCCTCTTTAACCTATAACGTTAAACAAGAAGGTAATATGCTCATCGGCTATATCAAACTCGATGAATTTAGCTCCCACGCAGCTGAACAAATGAAAGAAGCGATCGAAAATCTCTCAGATGCAGGAGTCACAGCATTTGTCTTAGATTTACGCGGTAATCCCGGAGGACTATTATACGCTAGTGTAGATATTGCGCGGTTATGGTTAGAAGAAGGAGTAATCGTTAAAACCCTAGATCAACCTCAAACCTGTTCAACTCCTGAAGCAGAATGTGGTTATACAGAGATTTTCGCCAATGGAACAGCGATTACCGATTTACCCCTAGTAATTCTCGTAGATGGTTACTCCGCTAGTGCTAGTGAGATTTTAGCAGGTGCACTCCAAGAAAACGGTAGAGCAACCCTAGTAGGAACTCGCACCTTTGGTAAAGGTACAGTACAATCGGTACATACCCTCTCTGATGGTTCAGGGTTAGCTGTTACTATTTCTCGCTATTATCCTCCTAGTGGTACTAATATCAATAAAAAAGGGATTAACCCTGATATACCCGTAGAATTAACTCAAACAGAAGAATTAATCATCAGTAATGACCCCTCTTTATTAGCTACTCAAGCTGATCCCCAATATCTCAAAGCGATCGCCTTTCTTACCTCTAGTTATCTTCCCCAAACTAGTTTATCTCCTTAA
- a CDS encoding 1-acyl-sn-glycerol-3-phosphate acyltransferase: MENMENNPIVSWVSPWLTPIVYFLARRLVLPFYFSKIHISGQEHIPKSGGVIITPTHRSRWDAIIIPYATGLNVSGRHPRFMVTSTELEGFQGWLIRRLGGFPVDIERPSADSLDYGKAILANQEMLVVFPEGGIFRDVNVHPLKRGVGKMALEVVSDHPELELRILPVSIKYTESFPQKGCEVTVTIGESLKVTDYQDSSIRKGSQKLTHVLETNLRDLHDEQQVKEIN, encoded by the coding sequence ATGGAAAATATGGAAAATAACCCGATTGTTTCTTGGGTATCTCCTTGGTTAACTCCTATTGTTTACTTTTTAGCCCGTCGATTGGTTTTACCCTTTTATTTTAGTAAGATTCATATTTCTGGACAAGAACATATTCCTAAAAGTGGTGGAGTCATTATTACTCCTACTCATCGTTCTCGTTGGGATGCTATTATTATCCCCTATGCTACTGGTTTAAATGTTAGTGGGAGACATCCTCGCTTTATGGTGACTTCCACAGAGTTAGAAGGGTTTCAGGGGTGGTTGATTAGACGTTTAGGGGGTTTCCCTGTAGATATAGAGCGTCCTAGTGCAGATAGTTTAGATTATGGTAAGGCAATTTTGGCTAATCAAGAAATGTTAGTGGTTTTTCCCGAGGGAGGAATTTTTCGGGATGTGAATGTTCATCCTCTCAAAAGAGGTGTAGGTAAAATGGCTTTAGAGGTGGTTAGTGATCATCCTGAATTAGAGTTACGAATCTTACCTGTGAGTATTAAATATACCGAATCTTTTCCTCAAAAAGGTTGTGAAGTAACAGTCACAATTGGGGAATCTCTCAAGGTGACTGATTATCAAGATTCCTCAATTAGAAAAGGATCTCAAAAACTTACCCACGTTTTAGAAACTAATCTTAGAGATTTGCACGATGAACAACAGGTTAAGGAGATAAACTAG
- a CDS encoding pentapeptide repeat-containing protein has translation MINLNHLLTQKDLSQLDLAGVNLSNINLSQVNLSCTNLSKADLSNANLIGANLSNAILTESYLMGTDLRQANLHYADLSGANLIAANLRQANLREAELSQTKLIRANLSETNLIKANLIQADLTKANLHQAELLNAYLYQAILTGANLTEAHLNSAYLVDVNLDYAILNHTDLRWTNLRKTNLNRVDLTTANLRGSNR, from the coding sequence GTGATCAACTTAAATCATTTGCTTACTCAAAAAGATCTAAGTCAACTGGATTTAGCTGGAGTTAATCTCAGTAATATTAATCTTAGTCAGGTTAATTTATCCTGCACTAATCTGAGTAAAGCTGACTTAAGTAATGCTAATTTAATTGGTGCTAATTTGAGTAATGCTATCTTAACCGAAAGTTATTTAATGGGAACAGATTTAAGACAAGCTAACTTACATTACGCTGATTTAAGCGGAGCTAATTTAATCGCCGCTAACCTCAGACAAGCTAATCTCAGAGAAGCTGAATTGAGTCAAACTAAACTAATTAGAGCTAATTTAAGTGAAACTAATTTAATTAAAGCTAACTTAATCCAAGCAGATTTAACTAAAGCTAATTTACATCAAGCCGAGTTATTAAATGCTTATTTATATCAAGCTATTTTAACAGGGGCTAATCTAACAGAAGCTCATCTCAATAGCGCTTATTTAGTAGATGTTAATCTAGATTATGCCATACTTAATCACACAGATTTACGCTGGACAAACTTACGCAAAACTAATCTCAATCGAGTTGATTTAACAACCGCTAATCTACGAGGATCTAACCGTTAA
- a CDS encoding biosynthetic arginine decarboxylase gives MLSSRFEKIFCREVVKMVANAQELEQVVQEAQKWTIEDSEKLYRIAGWGEPYFAINSAGNITVSPKGDRGGSLDLYQLIEGLGKRKIGLPILIRFSDILADRIERLNSCFAKAIARYNYPNLYRGVYPIKCNQHRHIVESLVHYGKAYQFGLEVGSKPELMIALTLLDSSQDTLLICNGYKDKEYIETALLAKKLGHKVIIIIEQLQELDLVIEIREKLQIEPIVGMRAKLSTKGIGRWGGSTGDRAKFGLTVPEILQGVNTLKQAELLNCLQLLHFHIGSQISAIGVIKAAIREASQIYVELANLGANMQYLDVGGGLAVDYDGSKTNFHASKNYNMQNYANDIVAEIKEACEQRNVDAPIIVSESGRAIASHQSVLIFDVLATSEVSPHLPTPPEEKEHLIIRNLWDTYQSIDEQNYQEAYNDAIQFKDEAISLFNFGYLNLQQRAKAEQLYWSCCQRISQITQTQEYVPDDLEDLEKNLASIYYINLSIFQSAPDTWAIDQLFPIMPIHRLNQQPTARGILADLTCDSDGKIDQFIDLWDVKPVLELHPFQGEGDNYYLGMFLVGAYQEIMGNLHNLFGDINVVHIQMTPKGYQIEHVVKGDTIKEVLSYVQYDAENLVETLRHSTEKAVSEQRLTLTEAQLLLENYENSLRSYTYLS, from the coding sequence ATGTTATCATCAAGGTTTGAGAAAATTTTCTGCAGGGAGGTAGTAAAAATGGTCGCTAATGCTCAAGAATTAGAACAGGTTGTACAAGAAGCACAAAAGTGGACAATCGAAGATAGTGAGAAATTATATAGAATAGCAGGATGGGGTGAGCCATATTTTGCTATTAACTCCGCAGGAAATATCACAGTATCACCCAAAGGTGATCGCGGTGGCTCATTAGATTTATATCAGTTAATAGAGGGTTTAGGTAAGCGCAAAATAGGATTACCCATCTTAATACGCTTCTCTGATATTCTAGCCGATCGCATTGAAAGACTCAATAGTTGTTTCGCTAAAGCGATCGCCCGTTATAATTATCCTAACCTCTATCGTGGTGTCTATCCCATCAAATGCAATCAACACCGTCATATAGTAGAGTCATTAGTACACTACGGTAAAGCCTATCAATTTGGCTTAGAAGTGGGTTCAAAACCTGAATTAATGATCGCACTAACCCTCTTAGATAGCTCTCAGGATACCCTCTTAATCTGTAATGGTTATAAAGATAAAGAATACATCGAAACCGCTCTGTTGGCGAAAAAACTCGGTCATAAAGTCATTATCATTATCGAACAACTCCAAGAATTAGACTTAGTCATTGAGATTAGGGAAAAATTACAAATAGAGCCAATAGTAGGAATGCGCGCTAAACTGAGTACTAAAGGAATTGGACGTTGGGGAGGATCAACAGGCGATCGCGCTAAATTTGGCTTAACTGTACCAGAAATTCTTCAAGGAGTAAATACCCTCAAACAAGCAGAGTTGCTCAATTGTCTGCAACTGCTACACTTTCATATCGGCTCACAAATTTCGGCGATTGGGGTAATTAAAGCAGCTATCCGAGAAGCTAGCCAAATCTACGTAGAATTAGCCAACTTAGGAGCAAATATGCAATATCTAGACGTAGGAGGAGGTTTAGCGGTAGATTACGACGGTTCAAAAACCAACTTTCACGCCTCGAAAAACTATAATATGCAAAACTATGCTAACGATATTGTCGCCGAAATTAAAGAAGCTTGCGAACAAAGAAATGTAGATGCACCTATTATAGTTAGTGAAAGTGGTAGAGCGATCGCTTCTCATCAATCAGTACTAATTTTTGACGTTTTAGCTACCTCAGAAGTCTCCCCCCATTTACCTACACCACCAGAAGAAAAAGAACATCTGATTATTCGCAACCTTTGGGATACTTACCAATCAATAGACGAGCAAAACTATCAAGAAGCTTATAACGACGCGATTCAATTCAAAGACGAAGCTATTAGTCTATTTAACTTTGGTTATCTCAACTTACAACAAAGAGCCAAAGCAGAGCAACTTTATTGGAGTTGTTGTCAACGTATTAGTCAAATTACTCAAACTCAAGAATACGTACCCGATGATTTAGAGGATTTAGAGAAAAATCTCGCCTCAATCTATTATATTAACCTCTCTATCTTTCAATCTGCTCCCGATACCTGGGCTATTGATCAACTATTTCCGATTATGCCCATTCATCGACTGAACCAACAACCAACCGCTAGAGGTATCTTAGCAGATCTTACTTGTGATAGTGATGGTAAAATCGACCAATTTATTGACCTTTGGGATGTTAAACCCGTCTTAGAATTACATCCTTTTCAGGGAGAGGGAGATAACTATTATCTCGGTATGTTTTTAGTAGGAGCGTATCAAGAAATTATGGGCAATCTCCATAACCTCTTTGGTGATATTAACGTTGTTCATATTCAAATGACACCCAAAGGTTACCAGATAGAACACGTAGTCAAAGGTGATACCATTAAAGAAGTGCTCAGTTATGTACAATATGACGCTGAAAATTTAGTAGAAACCTTACGTCATAGTACCGAAAAAGCCGTCAGCGAACAACGTTTAACTCTTACAGAAGCACAATTACTATTAGAAAACTATGAGAATAGTCTCAGAAGTTATACTTATCTTTCCTAG
- a CDS encoding HAD family phosphatase, whose amino-acid sequence MFSTLLFDLDGTLVNTDSVHFLSWQKILRRYNLNIDIDFFNQYISGKHNPDIVKTILPQLSSAESQAIIREKEADYRNLIADKIEPLPGLHEFLAWAKSLNFKLGLVTNAPRLNVNLLINSLGLNDTFDVMIIGEDLPLTKPHPFPYQEALNQLGVNNSEACSRGEILRVAFEDSPAGVMSAVGAGITTVGVLSSHSSDTLLKLGVNWVIEDFRDANLERLGYSWRGKIKN is encoded by the coding sequence ATGTTTTCAACCCTATTATTTGACCTTGATGGAACATTAGTTAATACCGATTCGGTTCACTTTTTAAGTTGGCAAAAAATCTTACGCCGCTACAATCTAAACATTGATATAGATTTCTTTAATCAGTATATTTCAGGTAAACATAATCCCGACATAGTCAAAACAATTCTCCCTCAATTATCATCAGCAGAAAGTCAAGCAATAATTAGAGAAAAAGAGGCTGATTATCGTAACTTAATCGCTGATAAAATTGAGCCATTACCTGGATTACATGAATTTTTAGCTTGGGCAAAATCTCTTAATTTTAAATTAGGTTTGGTTACTAATGCGCCGAGACTAAACGTTAATTTACTTATCAATTCTTTAGGTTTAAACGATACCTTTGATGTGATGATTATCGGAGAAGATTTACCCTTAACTAAACCCCATCCTTTCCCCTATCAAGAAGCTTTAAATCAATTAGGCGTAAATAACTCAGAAGCGTGCTCGCGCGGCGAAATCCTTCGGGTAGCGTTTGAAGACTCTCCCGCAGGTGTTATGTCAGCTGTAGGAGCGGGAATTACCACAGTAGGTGTTCTTTCCTCTCACTCCTCTGATACTCTACTTAAATTGGGTGTTAACTGGGTAATCGAAGACTTTCGAGATGCAAATTTAGAACGTTTAGGCTATAGTTGGAGGGGAAAAATTAAGAATTAG